The sequence below is a genomic window from Acropora palmata chromosome 5, jaAcrPala1.3, whole genome shotgun sequence.
ATTCTTGTTATTCCACACTTTCCTACCACCAGATTTTGCCAGACTGTGGTTACACCAACCCCAAGAGGAGTAACTAAACCTGCAAAGGAAACAATTCTCTTACGCCGTGATTATCTTTTAAGATGACTTTTGCTAAGTGGGGAATACAAGAACAGAATTAAGTGGCTAATGAGAACCACAGGTAAGGAACCCAACCAATTGAACACAACTAAGAAATCACTTCAAAAGCATGAATCGAACGCATGGCGCATCGGCGGAAGGAGAGCACTCTTGTCACTCCACCAACcctgtaaaaacaaagaatatgAGAAAACGACACGAAATTTGGGGTCCAATAAACGTACCGAGACCCGTCACGACAACTCGCCGGTGTTGTCCACGAGTAACATTTACACATTGTCTTCGAAAAACAAGATTACGATAGGTAGATCCAGCTAAGATAAATGCTGGGCTCTTCACGTTCATTACGCGAAGCGAAAGAGCTTAAAAATACTCATTGTACCACAGAATTTTCTTTGGTCGATCTTTTACAATTCTCGGTTTTTCCGCCATTTTCGCTTTAGTAACCTCGTCTTCTTTAGCCAGGCCTCGTACCCAGGATGTGCACGAGAGGGTTTTAACCAGAAAACCCGGTCGTTGATGGAACAGTTCTCTCCACCTCCCTTGAGTTTTTGCAGataaaaaggaataatttcaGACGTTTTCCTCGAGCGCTTTCCTTTTGAATGGAAAAACCGCTGAGAATTTTCTGGCGAATGGAACAGCACATCATAGGTTTCCTTGTTCACTTTCGAGCCCAGAGCGGCGATCCTTTTGACCagggacccgtttctcgaaagtcccgaatttttttcgggcccgtaaagccattcgtaaaactccgacccgcttattcgaTGAAGCTGCTCTTTTCATAAGTTGCaaagggaatgaaaatgaaaacaactgcaaagtttcgtgcctcgagacgccttcgttttgcaGATATAAAGAGAAtgatgtcacccgaaatgagcccgaaaagtttcgggacttttgagagaCAGGcccctgggcccagttgttcgaaagcagattaacttaatccaggattagggTCAACTTTGGTGTaatgtttttaactttttggtgaagatttcttttgcttagttttgtttttcaagattgaCTTCTTGTAATGTAAAGTTTTGCTGAATATCAGCACTGAACAGCATTCGGgagtagagaaataaactccttgGTAAATTTTTAATCTGGTATTAGCGTTAATCAGCTTTTGAACAACGAGGCCCAGGATCACAGATCCTGGATTGCAATACGCACTAGCAAGTACCTGGTGTCTGGTAGTTCAGCCCACAATCGAAGCTTTTCGCTGGCCGAAATCTCTGAGTAACTCGTCATGGTACAACCTCTGGCGCCTCGTCCAGAGGTACTACTCACTGGTATTTCGTTTACACCAGCTTAAGTGTTTCGAACTCCTTAACATAATCAAGAAAAAAGGCATTATCATTGGGAGATATACAATAAAGGAAACGACAACCTTGATCCAAGGCTTTGAGCGGTTTTCAACGTGGCCAATAATATTCTGTGTAACGGCGGTAAAGCTTGAAAAAGATTTCTTCctttacatttctttttggAGATTCTATTACTACTTTCGAGTTTCTCAGCCAAAACAAATGGTCACATGGATTTTGCTTTGATCAAGAGCGTCATTTAATTCTGTTGGTTTTGCTGAAAAACAACTAGGTTGCCAGTTTCTGATATTTTTTCGTCCTCCTTTatcttgtatttttgtttcgtAGCAAAAAATTACATTACAAGAGTACGGCAAGTTTACAAGTTTATTTCTATATTTCGTATTTACATGATTAATATGCACTGCTCGCAGTTAGCAAAAGCTAATTGAGGCGAGCAGTGGTTACAAGTGTATAAAAGAGAGAGCAAGTAAAGAAAGCTGTAGTGTACAATTCCAGGTTGTGTTTTGCAAAATACATTATTGGACAAACAAGTATAACtatacaaataaataataaataacgtACAAAGTATACAGTTAACTAAAGCGTATCATCTAATtaaggcctggccaaacgcTCACAACATTCCAACGCAACATTTTACAACATTGTCGCGACATGTGTTGAACCGGCTGGCCAAAGGCACGCaacatttcaacattttcaacgCCACATGTGGATGCTAATGTGCCCCAGCGCGCAACCAGTGAACCTAACGCGCATGCCCTCGTGCAACAATGTTGCACGAGCGTGGCCAAACAAATACAACATCATGCAACACTCAAAATGTTGCACGAAAAATTTGAACGCTTCCAAATTTGAtccaacatcatccaacatgtCGCAAAAATATCTCAATAAGGTGACCAAACGTATACAACATATGTTCTGCCCAACAATGTTGGAATATGTTGCGTTgaaatgttgcgagcgtttggcCAGGTCTTAAGATGAAATCAATACAATGTGCCAATACAAGAAGCCAAAATATTAggatatttttgttattaagaCAGGTAAGTCAATATAGTAACTTTCTTCCGATATTTTTACACTATTTCTTGAACaggatttcatttgtttgtcaaGTCTTGAGAGCTTAACAAAAATAGTTACCTCTCGAAGATGACCTTGTTTTATGAGAATGAACGCGTACTTTAGAAATGAATAAGCAGAGGCGATAAGTTATGAGAAATGTCATGCATCAGAACCTCAACTGATTTAAAGTGCAGAAAATCGAGAGGAAGAAAAcgagaagaaagaaagtagGGTACAGCATGAGATTTGTAGTTGCCAAAGTGCATCACACGGAGGGTATGTTTTTGGAGAATCagaattttgtttccatgaGTCCTTGCGGCACGGCCCTACGCGACTATGCCATGCAATAGATCGATAAGGCTGGATAAGTGAATTGTATAGGCGATGCGAGGAAGTTAGGGATACAAAGGTCCCAGTACCGACCCCTGGGGGACTCCCCACAAAATTGTTCCTTTCATAGAAAGATGGTTAGcaccaattcttgttgtttgctGACGACCCAGTGATGTTTGCTGACTATCCAGTGACCCAATGAAGAAAAccagttatttattattcctCGCATTCCGTAATGGTGCaatatatttaataataaacTCGTGCTCCGTAATGGTGCAATTATTTAATAACATTTAATATCTGCACGAGATATTGACGTTTCGCAGGTGCCATATATTTCGGGCCAATACCTCTCTCGTGAAAACAAGCTGTACATAAAGCAAACATACCAACGCAACCATATTGTTTAAATTAGTTCCTGGGTGAGATTATAAAGAGACCGGTGTCACACGCAAGATTATTAGAGCCCTTGTTAACAGAAGTTGTGGCGGTGAGCTTAAAGTTCCCACACTCCACAGTCTCAAAACATCGATGCTGCACTTGGACGTTACATAAAGGTTCAACCACTGAACTCTGAACTCGAAATCGATTACCATGGTTGATTTCGATTTGAGCTAAGTATTTTGCTTGGACATGAGTGCTCCTCAAGAGAAATCAAACCCGTGTGATGCATCATTGACATGCTCATGATGCCAGTTGATGCGGAGGTTTTCTTAAACTGATctcttttaaaatgatttctaCGAATAACTGTGACTTGATAAtgtttaacatttctttcataagaTAGTTAAAATAATGATTCCTAGCACGCTGTTCAGTTCCTTTTCGTGGGAAGACATAGGAATATTTTATAACGATTTCAAGTATAAAACCCGATGCAAAGAATGAATGATGTGGTCTGAATCCCTAAGCTAGAATTCGATTTGTAAGTAAAGTTTCTTGGAGGCTCTCCTGCCTCCTTTGTTCATTCCCTTTTACTCCCACGGCCTATTTAGTTCCACAGTAAGCCGCATTATATTAACTTGgctgaaagcaaaatcgatATAAGATGCTGAAGTCGCAATTAATCAATTTGACGATATATTCATCCAGCCAATTGTCGAGATCCACATCTTTGCCTTCTTTGTAGTAACCTAGAAGAACAGAACAATGAACAGTTAAGAAGTGTACTTTACATGAGTTATTCTATGTGAAGTTTCCAACATAACAACTTTTGTTAGCTGGTGTGGAAGACACCTTGAAATTTGTTCAAAGTTTATAGCTTTTCCGCAAATTTTATATGGCCAAAACAATTATGCGTGCGTGACTGTTATTACTTCAAATGGAACAAGGAGTTTGCAGGACTAAATTTCCAAGCACCCTtaacttgttgttttgtctGTGCAACCGCTCCTAGAAATTTTTGGTACACAGACAATCAAGAAAATGCATGCTTTCTGTTCAATGTcatgaacaaaaattttgtcacAGAAAAAAGGCTCTGCCACCTAGAATAGTTTGCTGATGCGTGCGAAGATTAGAACTCTTAATCGTGTATCTTGTACCGCTAGTGACACTGGTTCAGTTGATCGCATCTAAGATAACAGGGAGCGTTTACAGCAACTGAGATGATGACGGCGACAAAGACATCACAAATTGTCGTGTTTGTAgaggtaatcgcatggggcgtgtaaaattaaggattaatatcacgcgtGTGCGATCATTAGTTTGCTAATAACATAGACGGTTAAatttactgaatttctgaatgcatACAGTACGACAGTGATTGGTCGAGGACGTCGCTCtctattcttttaaatttgcctggaagtttctttcattcaccTACTTGTTTAAAACATTCTTCTAGTACTCCGTACTTTTCTTCCTGTTTTCATGTTCGCTCTTGtcttttaattcttcgatacgGACATTTTTTCGAAACAGCTTCTCGATAGcataagctgttgctaggcaacctgaggaccaatcgcgagcgagtaattttgccctcttgagaggaaaaattaagaaaaatgccctcttcattgaccaatcagcattcagtaatgtTGCCCTGTATGTTATTTATCAATGAACACATGCAAggagttttgcacgctttgcacgtgctgATACTATTTTACTTCCAGGGTAGTTGGAACAaattttgcaagcataatgactttgtaTAATCGAAAGAATATTGCAGAGACGCGAAGTCAttttttcagatgacgttctcatTGTTGTCGGCGTCGTCCGTGCGTAAACTATCTCCTCTCACCTTCAAGCGCTAACTGAACTTGCTCTCAACCGTGCTGTCTAAAGACTCTTCCACCGGGTCATCGAGCATGtctttttgaaatatcactgtAAGGAATTATATAAAAATGTCTTAGTCGACCTATTCCTAATTTTGGAGTATCAAACAAAGAAGCTCTTCTTCCAGGGCTAAAAGGCATTTTGCAGAATTAACGGGCAATAGCAATACTCTAATGCTTCCCTCTTTTCCCTCGGATGGAAAAAGACGGACTTACCACTTTGCGTCTGGTTCGTCTTGTTCTCGCGGTCTCCTTTATCGGATATGTCGTATGCGTTAAATGTGCTCTCTGCCTCCCTTGGTAAGGTTGATTGTTGCACGTATTCACGGTTTGGCACCGCCGTGTCGATTGAAGAGACTGGATATTCTTGTGAACTTAATTTGTCGTCCCCAGTTGACTCTCTCGAAACCGAATCTACCCCACTTGGCATTGATACAGTGTACACTGGAATATCATCTGTTTCATCCATGGTACCATTTTCCTGTGATTTTGTTTCGCGCATATTTGTTAACTGGGTGCTCTCAGAGTTCAAGGCCGTTGAATAAGTGCTATTGGATGAAAAATGTTCAGGCAACGTTGTATTATCGATATGAAGGTTGTTGTTATCTTGCTTTGGCGAACTCTCTTCCAAAGAGTCTTGACCGACCAATGCCTGGTCGTTTTCATATGAGGTCATTTGTTCCGGTTTGTCAGGAAGGTCTACGTCGTTTTGTCGGTCGTAGAGATGCAACTGATTGGTGAAAGGTTCACTTCCTTCAGGTTTTGTATCCCCTTCTGCGTTTGTCTCTGAGATATCTGCCAGGGATTCATTGAGCTCTGGGTTTGTCATTGGTGTTTCAAACTCCGCGTTGGGAAATCCATCAACGTCAACGTCCTTGGCTGTAAAATTCTGAATAGTGCCAATCGAGTTTGATGATAAATTCGCTTCCTGCAATAGTTCATGATCTAGAGGACTTTTCTGTGAATTTGTAGAATCGGCAACATCTTTTGAATTTGGTTCACTTTGATCCAAAGATTCTTCACTAAGAATGTTCTGGGATGAATAATTTAAAGGCTGTGTCATTGGTCTGTCGATCTCGTTGTTGGAAATTCCATTGCCGTCAGAGCCTGAAGACCCCTGATTAAACCCGTTAACATCGGCTGACTGGTTAAACTCATTTAATAAAGTACGATCAAGAAGCCTGTCCTCTGAGGAATTGGTAGCGTCAACAATGTTTTCTGAATTCGATTTTTTGGATCTTAATCGGTCAAAAGACGACTCACTCTGGTTTGCCGAAATGGGATTATTTCCCACGAAATTCACAATAACCTGTTTTACTGGATGCTTGGATTCATCGTTGGTCGTCTCTTTTGTTGCTTTACCTGTTTTATTGACGTCTACCTCCTGGCTCTCTACATCAGTTCCATTTTTTAACCGAACCCCTGAAGTACTGTCAAAAAGGCTGTCGTCGGTTACATTAGTACTAACAACACTGTCCTCTGGATCCAGTTTCCTCGTTTTCGTTTCATCATCGTTAGGTTCACTCTTGTTTTCCTGAACAATATGATTCCCCATAAAATTCACGATGACATGTTTCCGAATGTGCCCTTCGTCAAGTTGTGCTTCTGATTCTTCAAAGCTGTGCTGATCTGCTGCTCTGTTAAATTCTACCTCTTGCTCATTGTCGCCATCGGTTGCATTTATAATTCTATTTTCATCAATGTTCGCTGCAGATCCACCTTCTTCGTTCTCTGCAGAACTACCTTCGCTGTAATCACTAATGGACACATCAGAAACTTCTCCCGAGGACGATACCTCTTCATCTCCTTTATTTTCACTGGTGTTGTCACCGCTTTCTTCTGATGCCTGATTTCCGCTGACTTCACTATCGCCTTCCACAAGTTCTACGgtatcatgagaaacattttgtcCTTCATTTTGGCCAAGTGGTTTTGATTCAGATTTCttattttctgtttcaaaGATATCCTCGGAATCATAGAGTGTTTCATTCATGTCTGGTCTTCTTGGTTCATCAAGAAGAGTTTGGTTTGTGAAGGATGTTGATTCGCTTCTCGTCCCGTTTTCAAATTCTTCCCTGGATTCACTTGTTTGATAATCCTCAATGTTTTCTGAATCTGCCTTTTCTGAAGTAgctttctttaatttattatCCTTGGGAAACAGGTTTTTGCTTCTTTGGTCAAATTGGATAACTTCGTTGTGCTGTGTCGATTCTTCTTTACTTTTGCCGTACGCCTCTGCCGTATCATTTAGACGTTGATCACTGTAATCACCAAACACCTCAGAGGAATAGCGGTCAGGTTCCTCTTCAAATGTTTGGTTTCGTCTTTGTGGATTTTCAGAGGAAGTTTGATTTTGATAGGGGACAGGTTCATTTTCTGCTGGGGCGGAGTTGTGGATTAGATCCCCAGCGCCACtctaaaagacaaaaaaatatgatcATCAACAAAAGGCaagattataaaaaaaatagcggTCTTCAAATTGGAGAGAGCAACTCCGAGTTTTTCGTACTGAGCACGTGctttaaggtgattcctcaggaaaaaaagttcctgataaatttttttgaaactttccctgaatgttctccaccaagcattgtttcgaaaaaaaaaaataaaaatgataggtcACCATTTTCGCTTAAGAGTTATGATGGGCCAATCTTACCCCATTTATGCTTGTTCTCGTGCTAATCACGGGCATTATTCGTCGGTTCACGTTAAATTCTGCAGTAGCTCGAAACATACCTTGTTAAAGTAAGACTCGGGAAAAAACGTGACAGGTAGAAAGTGTGGAACATATAGAACAATATCATATAAAATTTGGGGACAAAtcacacaatttaaaacaacgtgGACGTAAAGCGTTcgtagagttgttgttttcgtggtcataatttgcatgttggaGTAACGGTTTTGCGCACGCTTTCggctatatctttttttccttccgacaaatttttttattttttttctaaatttaggaggataatatgtacaatatttttatgtaataaaaaatataggtcACCATGCTCGTTTAAGAGGTTTCCCCTTGATTGAGAATATTCCGCCATGttcgagaaagaaaggatgtttttgcactttcaacgatttcaaaactttcgctcagctgtcttttccttcctttgccacaaatttccaCCCTCTTTTTCCCAACCATGCTTTTCGAAACGCCCATTTTTCTCGCGTACGAGCTTTCCGGCAAGGAAAGCCgccattatattttgttgcgTGTTGTTATGCGCAGTACaggatgcgcagtgcaatactgaggaatcaccttaagtTTGGAGGGTATTaattttcgaagtgcgcgtgcgCAGAACATAAAACATATATTAGTAATCGTCCTCAAACtacaatctgaaggtcgctaattTCCGAGCCATGCGGAACGAAGCAGCAAGCTTGGTATACGGTGAAGTGAACTGTCCAACCAGAGAGAGGTTCGAATGATTAACACAATCGAGTATTGAAAAAATAGTAGTTTACGCTCTTATTGGGTGTAGTTACCATTTCGTTTCCGCTTCCGGATCCAGATCCGGATCCGGAACCACTTTCCACATAATCCTCATTTTCTCCATCAAGAGCGTTATGTAAGAACATTTGAAGATCGTCTGTGGACACCTTTACTTGCTTTGAAGTTGCTGGAATCACAACTGAGTTAGAAGATAATCCGTCAGCggcaaaagaaaactgaggAATAGGGAATCCTTCACtggcatttcttttttgttcggTGGTGTCTGCAAAAGATAACAAAGagaaattataaaagaaagcTATCCTCCAAGATGTATTCAGTGGAATGAACTTCGGTCAAAGCAGAGCGACGAGAGTTGAGCATTTCATCATACCAGTTGAATTAATAGGAACTTccaactttgttttcttgggCGACATGCTTGTCCCTAACTTCAATAAATTCTCACCAAGCGTAGATAGCATTTTGGGAAGAGAATCCTTCTTAACGGCTTGCACGTCTGTTATTTGTACGTGTAGCTTGGGCTTGTCGCGAGCGCTGACGTTGGATAAGTGGCTTAAACGACCAGTTCTGTTGTTAACATGGTGGACTCGAGCTGGTTTTTTCCTTGGTAGGACTTTGGTGTGATGATGGTGGCCATGAGCTCGATCATGATGGTGACCATGACGTTGATGgcgatgatgataatgatgatgatggtgatgaaaatcttgatgtccatgacgatgatgacgatggTAATAATGCTGATGAGTGTGGCGCGAATGGTGAAGATATTTTCTGATTGGGTTGCTGTGGTGCGGAtggtggtgatgatgatgacggtATTGATGATGTTTTTGTGGTCGATGAGGGGGATGTCCCTTTCTGTCATTGTGATGCGGATGATGcggacgatgatgatgataatgacgtGGAAtaaagtgatgatgatgatgatggtggtGGTGGTAATGAAAGATCTTTTGATGCAACTTTCCGTGAAGACTTACAGCTTTTACTTTGtctgaaaagacaaaaagcaCGATAAAAAGCTTTTCAGTAGCCGTCAATAGAGGGTTTCTCAgtctaaagaaaaaagaagcagaagtcgacacaacgtagaaggatttttttgtaggtgtactatatttcggctggccaaaccagccttcttcaggtacaatgagaattttacattggtacgtgatttttatgttgcgtATTTTGTAataccggaaataagtaaaaataattgacagtgtaaactaaagagaagtataaggtgaaaaaataatgaaattctTTTCTCAGTCTTTGGTCAGACACAGGAGCATAGGCTCCTGTCAGAGCATAGGCTCCTGTCAGACAATAGTTTCGAACCTCAGACTGAGGCTAACAAGGGAACCCCTGCACCGTTTCATAGACTGGCTGAGTGATAATTCCCTTGgttttacttaattttttatttctttattagtTTTGATCAGTGGGCTGATGTTGTGATGAGAAATGAGAACTTGAtattattttcactttattGGAGTTGAAACCAACAGAGCGAATCGATAACAATAGACATGATTCAGTAATTTTTGGCGAACAAGAGATAGCAAGAATATAACGAATTAACTCTTGGGAGTTACTGTTTTCATGGCccacggaaaaaaaaagagtctcCTTGATGCTTTGTTAATTTCGCATGGCTACAATTGGTTACACAATTAAAGAACTAATAAATACAACTGCGGGAGAAAAAACATCATTTCAGTATCATTGAGATTAGTTTACTAACTGAAGATATCAGTTAGTTAAAGTGCAATCAGATGATACTTGTTTACTAGAATGATCACGTTTGGGGTCTTAGGATAGCATCctttaaatttaaacttgaaatGATCTCAAGTCGAGATTAGATCACCGCAGTAAACACGGTGAACAGGAAACTGAGCTGTTTTCGATTCTTATAGTGATAACATTCTTACCTTTGTTCTGATCACCATTAGCTCTGCAAAATAACGAACTAAAAGCGAAAACAAAGCAGATAAATTGCCAGTTCATTTTTTATCTGTGTTAAAAGTGTAACAAGTCTCAATCAAGAGatccttttctttcaaatcgATTTGCTTATCACCTTGGTATTCATGCACAAATGTTTTCACAAACCAATACTTGTTTTAATTGAACACGGCCTTTCCAGTGGTCAAGCATTGAATACAGTAACAGGTGCGAGGAAACACAAGCAAAACACGGGAAGATTTTGTAGTTGAATCATGATGTCCATCAAAGAAGGTGTTAATCGCCAGAAGCTTGAGTCATtgaatgatttcttttgtttatcagaTTTAAGGAAAAAGAGAGACATCTACCGCGAGCGTTGTTCCCCATCAAACGGCGTGAGCAGACTAATAAAGTTTGTGCCAAGTTTAATTCCAGAGTGACTGGACTAAATCTAAGTACCGCTGTATTATATATTTTAAAGAGTTAGAGTTCataatttttacaaaataaactatatcTTTTTGGTCTTTGAAGAAGGAGCAGATTTAATGAGTAGATTGAGAGGGACATTGAAAGAATACGCTTTGAATTCCTCTCTTTCATTTATATGCTATATTAGTTATGAACGAACAGGTAACGAACAAAA
It includes:
- the LOC141881980 gene encoding uncharacterized protein LOC141881980 translates to MNWQFICFVFAFSSLFCRANGDQNKDKVKAVSLHGKLHQKIFHYHHHHHHHHHFIPRHYHHHRPHHPHHNDRKGHPPHRPQKHHQYRHHHHHHPHHSNPIRKYLHHSRHTHQHYYHRHHRHGHQDFHHHHHHYHHRHQRHGHHHDRAHGHHHHTKVLPRKKPARVHHVNNRTGRLSHLSNVSARDKPKLHVQITDVQAVKKDSLPKMLSTLGENLLKLGTSMSPKKTKLEVPINSTDTTEQKRNASEGFPIPQFSFAADGLSSNSVVIPATSKQVKVSTDDLQMFLHNALDGENEDYVESGSGSGSGSGSGNEMSGAGDLIHNSAPAENEPVPYQNQTSSENPQRRNQTFEEEPDRYSSEVFGDYSDQRLNDTAEAYGKSKEESTQHNEVIQFDQRSKNLFPKDNKLKKATSEKADSENIEDYQTSESREEFENGTRSESTSFTNQTLLDEPRRPDMNETLYDSEDIFETENKKSESKPLGQNEGQNVSHDTVELVEGDSEVSGNQASEESGDNTSENKGDEEVSSSGEVSDVSISDYSEGSSAENEEGGSAANIDENRIINATDGDNEQEVEFNRAADQHSFEESEAQLDEGHIRKHVIVNFMGNHIVQENKSEPNDDETKTRKLDPEDSVVSTNVTDDSLFDSTSGVRLKNGTDVESQEVDVNKTGKATKETTNDESKHPVKQVIVNFVGNNPISANQSESSFDRLRSKKSNSENIVDATNSSEDRLLDRTLLNEFNQSADVNGFNQGSSGSDGNGISNNEIDRPMTQPLNYSSQNILSEESLDQSEPNSKDVADSTNSQKSPLDHELLQEANLSSNSIGTIQNFTAKDVDVDGFPNAEFETPMTNPELNESLADISETNAEGDTKPEGSEPFTNQLHLYDRQNDVDLPDKPEQMTSYENDQALVGQDSLEESSPKQDNNNLHIDNTTLPEHFSSNSTYSTALNSESTQLTNMRETKSQENGTMDETDDIPVYTVSMPSGVDSVSRESTGDDKLSSQEYPVSSIDTAVPNREYVQQSTLPREAESTFNAYDISDKGDRENKTNQTQSVIFQKDMLDDPVEESLDSTVESKFS